The Edaphobacter sp. 12200R-103 genome contains a region encoding:
- a CDS encoding GatB/YqeY domain-containing protein has translation MTIAQRVDADIVVAMKARDEHKLTTLRMVKSALKNKAIDKRADLTDAEESQILSTLIKQRRESVESFTKGNRPELAEKERTEIGIIEAYLPKEAGEDEIRQVVQGAIAHLAEGGTKPGPKDMGAAMKVVQQRILANGLRADGKLVSEIVKAELAK, from the coding sequence ATGACGATTGCGCAGCGGGTTGACGCGGATATTGTGGTCGCTATGAAGGCCAGGGACGAGCACAAACTGACGACCCTGCGTATGGTCAAATCCGCCCTGAAGAACAAGGCGATCGATAAACGCGCAGACCTGACCGACGCCGAGGAGTCCCAGATTCTCTCCACGCTCATCAAGCAGCGCCGCGAGTCTGTCGAGAGCTTCACCAAGGGCAATCGTCCGGAGCTGGCAGAAAAAGAGCGCACCGAGATCGGCATCATCGAAGCCTACCTGCCCAAAGAGGCCGGCGAAGACGAGATCCGCCAGGTCGTCCAGGGAGCCATCGCTCACCTCGCCGAAGGCGGCACCAAGCCCGGCCCCAAAGATATGGGAGCCGCCATGAAGGTCGTCCAGCAGCGCATCCTCGCCAACGGCCTGCGCGCCGACGGCAAGCTGGTCAGCGAGATCGTCAAGGCAGAACTGGCAAAGTAA
- a CDS encoding CGNR zinc finger domain-containing protein translates to MVLEVIHTIVTRSFQLVAGHPALDLVNTLDWRFRDSGAEELLNSYEDLLRFAEQSDVLSQRQARALRKADGAAAARALQQARDLRESLAQLIYAMLEHLEPPVEALLKLDRHLHVAQSHRALRWSSKGIRSIWPAENDALLPVWLLAEATAALLTSESAGSIRACANAECRWLFLDLSRNHTRRWCDMKICGNRTKARRFREQRSERRSGPARRRNASTIL, encoded by the coding sequence ATGGTTTTGGAGGTTATCCACACGATTGTGACGAGATCCTTCCAACTTGTTGCCGGCCACCCTGCGCTCGATCTGGTTAACACGCTCGACTGGAGGTTTCGCGACTCCGGCGCAGAAGAACTGCTGAACTCCTATGAAGATCTTTTGCGCTTCGCCGAGCAGAGCGATGTGTTGAGCCAGCGGCAGGCGAGGGCCCTGCGCAAGGCAGACGGAGCCGCCGCAGCCCGCGCGCTGCAGCAGGCCCGCGACCTGCGGGAGAGTCTGGCGCAGCTGATCTACGCCATGCTCGAGCATCTTGAGCCTCCCGTGGAGGCGCTGCTGAAGCTCGATCGGCATCTGCACGTGGCGCAGTCGCATCGCGCGCTGCGTTGGAGCTCGAAGGGAATCCGGTCGATCTGGCCTGCAGAAAACGATGCTTTGCTGCCGGTGTGGCTGTTGGCGGAGGCCACGGCCGCGCTGCTGACCTCCGAGTCCGCAGGCTCGATCCGGGCGTGCGCCAATGCGGAGTGCCGCTGGCTGTTTCTGGACCTGAGCCGCAACCACACGCGGCGCTGGTGCGATATGAAGATCTGCGGAAATCGCACCAAGGCGCGACGGTTCCGTGAGCAGCGCAGCGAGCGTCGTTCCGGGCCGGCCCGCAGGCGCAACGCATCGACTATTCTGTAA
- a CDS encoding EamA family transporter, translating to MTTTVVSRDRLDRGRNLDPRVIFAFLAIYLLWGTTFFAIRIAVHEIPPLFAAGVRMFLAGVILLAFMGMRGAARPTRLEWRNLALMGSLMFVIDYGALFWAERYIPSGIAAVLSATVPLMTIAFEIFVFRLQPFRWGLIAAVLLGFAGVGILLLPDPRQSLPVIPCVAILLGTAAWCLGTVLSRRLVLPASRPVAAGGSMMIGGAVLLILSALLGELHPWPHASARAMFALAYLILFGSVLAFTAYVWLLGRMPASTVASYAYVNPVVAVALGYFAAGEPLTAHVVAGAALVLVSVYLILRKGRRPTRA from the coding sequence ATGACGACTACGGTGGTTAGCAGAGATCGCCTGGACCGGGGCCGGAATCTGGACCCGCGCGTGATCTTCGCCTTCCTGGCCATCTACCTGCTATGGGGAACGACCTTCTTCGCGATCCGTATTGCGGTGCATGAGATTCCGCCGCTGTTTGCTGCGGGCGTGCGGATGTTTCTGGCCGGTGTCATTTTGCTGGCCTTCATGGGGATGCGCGGTGCGGCGCGGCCCACCCGGCTCGAGTGGCGAAATCTCGCGCTGATGGGCTCGCTGATGTTTGTGATCGACTATGGCGCGCTCTTCTGGGCCGAGAGATACATCCCTTCGGGAATTGCGGCGGTGCTCTCGGCGACCGTTCCGCTGATGACCATTGCGTTTGAGATCTTTGTCTTCCGTCTGCAACCGTTTCGATGGGGCTTGATTGCAGCGGTACTGCTCGGTTTCGCCGGGGTTGGAATCCTGTTGCTTCCCGACCCCCGGCAGTCGCTTCCGGTGATTCCGTGCGTGGCGATTCTGCTGGGAACGGCTGCCTGGTGCCTGGGGACGGTCCTCAGCCGCAGGCTGGTGCTGCCGGCTTCGCGTCCCGTCGCGGCCGGCGGATCGATGATGATCGGCGGAGCGGTTCTGCTGATACTGTCCGCCTTACTGGGAGAACTGCATCCATGGCCGCACGCTTCAGCACGAGCGATGTTTGCGCTGGCGTATCTGATCCTCTTCGGTTCCGTACTGGCCTTTACGGCCTACGTCTGGCTGCTGGGAAGGATGCCTGCCAGCACCGTTGCCAGCTACGCCTATGTGAATCCCGTGGTGGCGGTCGCGCTGGGGTACTTTGCAGCGGGGGAACCGCTGACCGCACATGTCGTGGCCGGTGCAGCGCTGGTGCTGGTGAGCGTCTATCTCATCCTGCGAAAGGGACGCAGACCGACTAGGGCATAA
- a CDS encoding rhamnogalacturonan acetylesterase → MRTPAIPSGDRVHLKPREVGALDWDDKLTLEFNGEHPSVRRIKVEAVTNVPTVYLAGDSTVVDQDKEPWAAWGQILPRFFGPKVSIANHAESGETIRSFETEKRWEKIFSTIKAGDFLMLQFAHNDQKPGRGYVPAETEYTELVEKYVAKAQAVGAHPILVTSMNRRSFGAAGKITDTLAPYPQTLRSIAAEEKLPLVDLNAMSKVMWEAMGPAGTLKAFVHYPANTFPGQTKELADNTHFNSYGAYELALCVVQSLRDQKSSLVKEMRSGIAKFDPAHPQPPFTLPLSPMVDTATPYGR, encoded by the coding sequence GTGCGCACGCCAGCGATTCCCAGTGGCGACCGCGTACACCTGAAGCCCCGCGAGGTGGGCGCGCTGGACTGGGACGACAAGCTGACGCTGGAGTTCAACGGCGAGCATCCCTCGGTGCGACGGATCAAGGTAGAGGCTGTCACGAATGTGCCGACGGTATATCTTGCGGGCGACTCCACCGTGGTCGATCAGGACAAGGAGCCGTGGGCCGCATGGGGACAGATACTGCCGCGCTTCTTCGGTCCGAAGGTATCCATTGCGAATCATGCCGAGTCCGGTGAGACGATCCGTTCCTTTGAGACGGAGAAGCGGTGGGAGAAGATCTTTTCGACCATCAAGGCGGGCGATTTCCTGATGCTTCAGTTTGCGCACAACGACCAGAAGCCCGGCCGCGGCTATGTTCCGGCAGAGACGGAGTACACGGAGCTGGTTGAGAAGTATGTGGCGAAGGCGCAGGCCGTGGGAGCGCATCCGATCCTGGTGACGAGCATGAATCGCCGCAGCTTCGGCGCCGCCGGAAAGATCACCGACACGCTTGCGCCTTATCCGCAGACGCTGCGCAGCATCGCGGCAGAAGAGAAGCTGCCGCTGGTGGATCTGAATGCGATGAGCAAAGTGATGTGGGAGGCGATGGGACCGGCGGGAACCCTGAAGGCGTTCGTGCACTATCCGGCGAATACCTTTCCCGGCCAGACGAAGGAGCTGGCCGACAACACGCACTTCAACAGCTACGGCGCGTATGAGCTGGCGCTGTGCGTGGTGCAGTCGTTGCGCGACCAGAAGAGCTCGCTGGTGAAGGAGATGCGTTCCGGAATCGCGAAGTTCGACCCCGCACACCCGCAGCCGCCGTTCACGCTGCCGCTGAGTCCGATGGTGGATACGGCGACGCCTTATGGACGTTAA
- a CDS encoding heme-binding domain-containing protein, with product MEARSTVRILTYLVLLFFAGFLAIQFVRPTLANPPVTAEVQAPPEVKRILRSSCYDCHSNQTRLLWFDRIQPAYSLVVKDVNAGRARLNFSEIAKLPAGQQKGALYEALNQAQLGAMPLPRYTLLHPRARISDNDLAVLKNYLHPASSDPAVPNPEVKAAADAQCSQWIHTGPASPPVSPAPNGIMYLPGYRDWKVVSTTNRFDNHTLRIIFGNDVAVRAIAEHRINPWPQGTTFAKAAWAQQVDDDGNTRAGSFIQVEFMIKDSRKYASTGGWGYARWRGLDLKPYGKDAAFTNECVGCHTPVRRNDYVYTFPIEGQQ from the coding sequence ATGGAAGCCCGCTCGACCGTCCGTATCCTGACCTATCTCGTCCTTCTTTTCTTCGCCGGTTTCCTTGCGATTCAGTTCGTGCGACCCACTCTCGCAAATCCTCCCGTTACCGCCGAGGTGCAGGCGCCGCCTGAGGTCAAGCGAATCCTTCGGAGCTCCTGCTACGACTGCCACTCCAACCAGACGCGGCTCCTGTGGTTCGATCGCATTCAGCCTGCCTACTCGCTCGTGGTCAAAGATGTAAACGCGGGGAGAGCTCGCTTGAATTTCTCGGAGATCGCAAAGTTGCCGGCCGGCCAGCAGAAGGGGGCACTGTACGAGGCTCTCAATCAGGCGCAGCTTGGCGCAATGCCCTTGCCCCGATACACCCTGCTTCATCCCCGTGCGCGAATCTCGGACAACGATCTCGCTGTATTGAAGAACTATCTTCACCCCGCCTCCTCTGACCCGGCAGTTCCCAATCCAGAAGTCAAAGCTGCGGCCGATGCCCAGTGCAGCCAGTGGATTCATACAGGCCCGGCTTCGCCTCCAGTCTCGCCCGCACCGAATGGGATTATGTACCTTCCCGGCTATCGCGACTGGAAGGTCGTAAGTACGACGAACCGGTTCGACAATCACACCCTCCGGATCATCTTCGGAAACGATGTCGCCGTTCGCGCGATCGCAGAGCACAGGATCAATCCGTGGCCACAAGGAACGACCTTTGCCAAGGCCGCCTGGGCCCAGCAGGTCGATGACGACGGCAACACACGCGCAGGCAGCTTTATTCAGGTTGAGTTCATGATCAAGGACAGCCGGAAATATGCATCCACGGGCGGCTGGGGATACGCTCGCTGGCGCGGTCTGGACCTCAAGCCGTATGGAAAGGACGCAGCGTTCACCAACGAGTGCGTCGGGTGCCACACTCCCGTTCGTCGCAATGACTACGTCTACACCTTTCCGATCGAGGGACAACAATGA
- the tgt gene encoding tRNA guanosine(34) transglycosylase Tgt — MALKFEISNTAAGGGRRGVLTLPHGAVQTPVFMPVGTAASVKTVEQGVLERIGPPRTDGQPRGAEIILANTYHLYLRPGHELIARMGGVHRFMSWDRPMLTDSGGFQVFSLSSLRKVTPDGVEFRSHLDGSKHFFSPEHSMDVQIALGADIAMVFDECVETPASWERTKESMGLTHAWAARSKDHFEANNHRVPWHDELGGATQNLFGIVQGGMYADLRKESAERLVEMEFPGYAIGGLAVGEPREVTREMIARTLEYLPKDKPRYVMGVGYPDEIEEYAKMGVDMMDCVLPTRAGRHGLLFTRAEDGSVVRMNIKRKEYAEDKGPIDATCGCMVCARYSRAYLRHLFVAGEPLGLTLNSIHNLHFYLATMDRVRAELAGQDGSTLFEGCHPERSGVEGSVVQDGG; from the coding sequence ATGGCTTTGAAGTTTGAGATCAGCAATACCGCCGCGGGTGGCGGCCGCAGAGGCGTGCTCACGCTTCCGCATGGAGCAGTGCAGACCCCTGTGTTTATGCCCGTGGGGACGGCGGCGAGCGTCAAGACAGTCGAGCAGGGCGTGCTGGAGCGGATTGGCCCGCCTCGAACCGATGGCCAGCCACGCGGCGCTGAGATCATTCTCGCGAATACCTATCACCTGTACCTGCGTCCGGGGCACGAGCTGATCGCGCGGATGGGCGGCGTGCATCGCTTTATGAGCTGGGACAGGCCGATGCTGACGGACTCCGGCGGCTTCCAGGTCTTTAGCCTGAGCAGCCTGCGTAAGGTGACGCCAGATGGCGTGGAGTTTCGCTCGCACCTCGATGGCTCGAAGCACTTCTTCTCACCCGAGCACTCGATGGATGTGCAGATTGCGCTGGGTGCGGACATCGCGATGGTCTTCGACGAGTGTGTGGAGACGCCGGCGAGCTGGGAGCGCACGAAGGAGTCCATGGGGCTGACGCATGCCTGGGCGGCGCGGTCAAAGGATCACTTCGAGGCAAACAACCACAGGGTTCCGTGGCATGACGAGCTTGGGGGGGCGACGCAGAATCTCTTTGGCATCGTGCAGGGCGGCATGTATGCCGACCTGCGCAAGGAGTCTGCGGAGCGGCTGGTCGAGATGGAGTTTCCCGGTTATGCGATCGGAGGGCTGGCCGTGGGCGAGCCGCGCGAGGTGACCCGCGAGATGATTGCGCGAACGCTCGAGTACCTGCCGAAGGACAAGCCGCGCTACGTGATGGGCGTGGGGTACCCGGACGAGATTGAAGAGTACGCCAAGATGGGCGTGGACATGATGGACTGCGTTCTGCCGACGCGCGCCGGTCGTCATGGACTGCTGTTCACGCGGGCGGAGGACGGCAGCGTCGTCCGCATGAACATCAAGCGCAAGGAATACGCCGAGGACAAGGGGCCGATCGATGCGACGTGCGGATGCATGGTGTGCGCGCGGTACTCGCGGGCGTATCTGCGCCACCTGTTTGTGGCGGGAGAGCCGCTGGGGCTGACGCTGAACTCAATCCATAATCTGCACTTCTACCTGGCGACGATGGACCGGGTTCGGGCAGAGCTGGCCGGCCAGGATGGATCCACGCTGTTTGAAGGGTGTCATCCTGAGCGGAGCGGAGTCGAAGGATCTGTGGTTCAGGATGGTGGCTGA
- a CDS encoding cytochrome P460 family protein encodes MKTSIGTLLALSAIFCSLTGCQSRSPEPASTNKLAVISGHLPYNPLAWKAITTSTTPHEGTMSTLYGNDTAVAHARAGADGPYPQGSVLAVVTWKQRDDPHWFGATIPSHPQSVEFLTISSTPEAPPVYERYQGSPLARIENIDAQTVQKRVVSILSERAAVMP; translated from the coding sequence ATGAAAACTTCCATCGGTACGCTGCTCGCGCTCTCCGCAATCTTCTGTAGCCTGACGGGCTGTCAATCGCGCTCTCCTGAGCCGGCCTCTACAAACAAGCTGGCGGTCATTTCAGGACATCTTCCCTACAATCCTCTCGCGTGGAAGGCCATCACCACGTCGACCACTCCGCATGAGGGAACAATGTCGACCCTCTATGGGAACGATACCGCCGTCGCTCATGCGCGTGCAGGAGCGGATGGTCCCTACCCCCAGGGCTCTGTGCTTGCGGTCGTTACATGGAAACAACGGGATGATCCGCATTGGTTTGGAGCAACGATTCCCTCGCATCCACAGTCGGTGGAGTTCCTCACGATCTCATCCACCCCTGAGGCACCGCCCGTTTATGAGCGCTATCAGGGCTCTCCGCTTGCACGCATTGAGAACATCGATGCACAGACTGTTCAGAAGAGAGTGGTGTCCATCCTCTCGGAACGCGCTGCAGTTATGCCCTAG
- a CDS encoding alanine--glyoxylate aminotransferase family protein: protein MIRKTRLFTPGPTPLLPAAQFAMAAADIHHRTPEFRALYTRVLAQLKEFVGSKNDVIILSSGGTGAMEASVSNLTSPGDRVLVLTAGKFGERWSALTKAFGCHVDVVEKPYGQTFTLDEVKAALKLETRAVFVQATESSTGVRHDIKGIAELLKSQNSEALLIVDAITGLGTTHLDMDAWGVDVLIGGSQKAVMIPPGLSYLAISQRAWDRMESTYNPRYYFDLRKERKNAAKGESAYTPSVALIAALGASLDYLAAQADGSVAEGRKKLVDNAETCAAMTRAAAKALGFKLFAPEGYEAAAATAILAPEGTDSGTLVKGLKSQFAAIVTDGQGDMKGSLFRIAHIGFFDYMDTIAIIGALEQVIAKVKTPLPNFEFGKGLIAAQKTFVELTSK from the coding sequence ATGATCCGCAAAACGCGCCTCTTCACTCCGGGGCCCACGCCCCTGCTTCCCGCGGCACAGTTCGCTATGGCAGCCGCCGATATTCACCACCGCACGCCTGAGTTTCGCGCACTGTACACCCGTGTGCTCGCACAGCTGAAGGAGTTCGTCGGTAGCAAGAACGACGTCATCATCCTGTCCAGCGGCGGCACCGGAGCCATGGAGGCTTCGGTCTCGAACCTGACCTCGCCGGGAGACCGCGTCCTGGTGCTGACAGCCGGGAAGTTCGGAGAGCGCTGGAGCGCCCTGACCAAGGCCTTCGGGTGCCACGTCGATGTGGTCGAGAAGCCCTACGGGCAGACCTTCACGCTGGATGAGGTAAAGGCCGCGCTGAAGCTCGAGACCCGCGCCGTGTTTGTGCAGGCCACCGAGTCTTCGACCGGCGTCCGGCATGACATCAAGGGCATCGCCGAGCTGCTGAAGTCGCAGAACTCCGAAGCGCTGCTGATCGTCGACGCGATCACCGGCCTCGGTACGACGCACCTCGACATGGACGCATGGGGCGTCGATGTGCTGATCGGCGGATCGCAGAAGGCCGTGATGATTCCTCCCGGACTGAGCTACCTGGCGATCAGCCAGCGCGCCTGGGACCGCATGGAGTCCACCTACAATCCGCGCTATTACTTCGACCTGCGCAAGGAGCGCAAGAACGCCGCCAAGGGTGAGAGCGCCTATACGCCTTCGGTCGCGCTGATCGCCGCGCTGGGTGCTTCCCTGGACTATCTCGCCGCACAGGCCGACGGCAGTGTGGCCGAGGGTCGCAAAAAGCTGGTGGACAATGCCGAGACCTGCGCCGCGATGACTCGCGCCGCAGCCAAGGCGCTGGGCTTCAAGCTGTTCGCTCCTGAGGGTTACGAGGCAGCGGCCGCGACGGCCATCCTGGCTCCTGAAGGCACCGACTCCGGAACACTGGTGAAGGGCCTGAAGTCACAGTTCGCCGCGATCGTCACCGACGGCCAGGGCGACATGAAGGGCTCGCTCTTCCGCATCGCTCACATCGGCTTCTTCGACTACATGGACACCATTGCGATCATCGGCGCGCTGGAGCAGGTCATCGCCAAGGTGAAGACGCCGCTTCCGAACTTCGAGTTCGGCAAGGGGCTTATCGCTGCGCAGAAGACCTTTGTCGAGCTGACCTCGAAGTAA
- a CDS encoding esterase family protein: MKTALLLALSLAVLPVSAQNYSGPAPAAPPLTGDSLQQPGVPEGKLSDKLAITSHIYDGMTSNYWIYVPAQYDPKTPAAVMVFNDGGGYLDRKGSHPALNVLDNLIAQHKIPVMIAIFTDPGDISGAPGTPTYKFVDAYSKKWSRTLKDSMRSTEYDTVSDRYARFLRDELIPSVAAKYNLRKDAYSHAITGLSSGGITSFNAAWQMPDEFSRVISWIGSFTAIQWHEDPAVPDGGQDYPEKILREPHRNIRVWLQDGANDQENPRYGSWPLANIRMANALKLKGYDSHFSFGVGPHSPGEGAAEFPEEMTWLWRGYDPARTSETYAQDPAEAAKPPFRVSIANREAH, from the coding sequence ATGAAGACCGCCCTCCTGCTCGCTCTCTCGCTCGCCGTGCTGCCCGTCTCTGCGCAGAACTACTCCGGCCCCGCGCCAGCCGCGCCTCCGCTGACCGGCGACTCGCTCCAGCAGCCCGGCGTTCCCGAGGGCAAGCTCTCCGATAAACTCGCCATCACCAGCCACATCTACGACGGCATGACCAGCAACTACTGGATCTACGTGCCCGCGCAGTACGATCCGAAAACTCCCGCCGCTGTCATGGTCTTCAACGACGGCGGCGGCTATCTCGACCGCAAGGGAAGCCACCCCGCCCTGAACGTCCTCGACAACCTGATCGCGCAGCACAAGATTCCTGTGATGATCGCCATCTTCACCGATCCCGGCGACATCTCCGGCGCGCCCGGCACTCCCACCTACAAGTTCGTCGATGCCTACTCGAAGAAATGGTCCCGCACTCTCAAGGACTCCATGCGCTCGACCGAATACGACACCGTCTCCGATCGCTACGCCCGCTTCCTCCGCGATGAGCTGATTCCCTCCGTAGCCGCAAAGTACAACCTGCGCAAGGATGCCTACAGCCACGCCATCACAGGATTGTCGTCGGGTGGCATCACCTCGTTCAACGCTGCCTGGCAGATGCCCGACGAGTTCAGCCGCGTCATCTCCTGGATCGGCAGCTTTACCGCCATTCAGTGGCACGAAGACCCCGCCGTTCCCGACGGCGGCCAGGACTACCCGGAAAAGATTCTGCGCGAACCGCACCGCAACATTCGCGTCTGGCTGCAGGACGGAGCCAACGATCAGGAGAACCCCCGCTACGGAAGCTGGCCGCTGGCTAACATCCGCATGGCCAACGCCCTCAAGCTGAAAGGGTACGACTCGCACTTCAGCTTCGGAGTCGGCCCGCACAGCCCCGGCGAAGGTGCGGCCGAGTTCCCGGAAGAGATGACCTGGCTCTGGCGCGGCTACGACCCCGCCCGCACATCCGAGACCTACGCACAGGATCCTGCAGAAGCGGCGAAGCCTCCGTTCCGCGTCAGCATCGCCAACCGCGAGGCGCACTAG